Proteins encoded within one genomic window of Manduca sexta isolate Smith_Timp_Sample1 chromosome 18, JHU_Msex_v1.0, whole genome shotgun sequence:
- the LOC115440299 gene encoding 4-coumarate--CoA ligase 1 has translation MLKNPLYLYGSKDILVPVHLNFGEFIIDKLWTYREKVAVINGATDEFLTFGDILQQAMNFSISLARMGVRKGDVIALCSENREEFWGAVIGVICSGAVLSTVSTAYVEGEIKHAMSISKPKYVISSPSFYKSHEVTLKSFNHVKKIIIFGDEKPNNTLLYKDMAVANGVFKNVNYDDFKAVDVIGQKDTLFILYSSGTTGLPKGVMLSHLNVLTACSVSPSNDPNAVTIGISPWYHVMGLVGGLLSFSCGRTSVYTAKFNVELFMKNIEKYRTQQLTVVPPVLVAVCKSTLKSDLSSVRVIYSGAAPLHKETVEALYEKFPNLQGVLQGYGASETTLAICRFDKVVSTKPGSVGRAAPGVVLKVVDIETRKPLGPNQQGEICAKGELLMKGYMGGGKKDDFDEEGFYRTGDVGYYDDDKYFYICDRLKELIKYKGYQVPPAELEAVLLQHEAISDAGVVGIPNKAAGEVPMAFVVLQPGKTATEEEIKFFIAKRLSNPKRLRGGVKFINAIPKNASGKILRKELRKMAKSVSSKL, from the exons ATGTTGAAGAATCCGCTATATTTGTACGGTTCGAAGGACATATTAGTACCGGTACATTTGAACTTCGGTGAATTCATTATAGATAAACTATGGACGTATCGGGAGAAGGTGGCCGTG ATCAACGGAGCTACAGACGAATTCCTAACATTCGGGGACATTCTCCAACAAGCAATGAACTTCTCTATCTCACTCGCTCGTATGGGTGTGAGAAAAGGAGATGTGATCGCTTTATGCTCTGAGAATCGGGAGGAGTTTTGGGGGGCTGTTATTGGAGTTATATGTTCTGGAGCAGTGTTAAGTACTGTTAGTACTGCTTATGTTGAAG GTGAAATAAAACACGCGATGAGCATATCAAAACCAAAATACGTGATAAGTTCACCATCATTCTACAAAAGTCATGAAGTGACTCTAAAATCATTCAACCATGTGAAGAAGATAATCATATTTGGTGACGAAAAGCCAAATAATACGTTATTGTACAAAGATATGGCAGTAGCGAATGGCGTTTTTAAAAACGTTAATTACGACGATTTTAAAGCCGTTGATGTGATCGGACAAAAAGATACGTTATTCATATTGTATTCGTCGGGTACAACAGGATTGCCTAAAGGAGTAATGTTATCACATTTGAATGTGCTGACTGCTTGTTCTGT GTCACCATCAAACGACCCCAACGCCGTCACCATCGGCATCAGCCCCTGGTACCACGTGATGGGTCTGGTCGGAGGACTCCTATCGTTCTCTTGCGGCAGGACTTCGGTCTACACGGCTAAGTTCAACGTTGAACTGTTCATGAAAAACATCGAGAAGTATCGG aCCCAACAACTAACAGTAGTGCCGCCAGTATTAGTAGCTGTTTGTAAGTCTACCCTCAAGTCTGATTTGAGCTCCGTAAGGGTGATCTACTCCGGGGCCGCTCCTCTGCATAAAGAAACTGTTGAAGCATTGTATGAAAA GTTCCCAAATTTACAGGGAGTATTGCAAGGATACGGCGCGTCAGAAACTACACTCGCTATTTGCAGGTTCGATAAGGTAGTTTCTACAAAACCGGGAAGCGTTGGAAGGGCCGCCCCTGGAGTTGTTCTGAAG GTAGTCGACATAGAAACAAGGAAACCTTTAGGACCTAACCAGCAGGGAGAGATTTGCGCGAAGGGAGAGCTTCTGATGAAGGGTTATATGGGCGGAGGAAAGAAAGATGATTTCGATGAAGAAGGATTCTATAGAACTGGAGACGTCGGTTACTACGATGATGACAAATACTTCTACATCTGCGACAGGTTGAAGGAATTGATCAAGTATAAGGGATACCAG GTACCTCCAGCTGAATTAGAAGCAGTACTTCTCCAACACGAAGCGATCAGCGATGCAGGTGTAGTGGGGATACCAAACAAGGCAGCTGGGGAGGTGCCAATGGCCTTTGTTGTTCTACAGCCAGGCAAAACTGCAACTGAAGAAGAGATAAAATTCTTCATTGCTAAACGG TTATCAAATCCAAAGCGGCTAAGAGGCGGAGTCAAGTTTATAAACGCGATCCCCAAGAATGCCAGCGGCAAGATATTAAGAAAAGAATTAAGAAAAATGGCAAAGTCtgtttcaagtaaattataa
- the LOC115440276 gene encoding cullin-1, translating into MSTTSVRPPMPLRQKNFDQIWGDLQEGIEQVYKRQHMEKKRYMDLYTHVYNYCTSVHHQGAGSGSSGRSLSSNGGRNSYVSKKQSGQVQGGAQLVGLELFKRLKEFLRIYLINLLQNGSDLMGEDVLAFYTKQWEEYQFSSRVLNGVCAYLNRHWVKRECEEGRKGIYEIYQLALVTWRDNLFQRLNKQVTNAVLKLIERERNGETINTRLVSGVINCYVALGLNEEDPSSRCQNLAVYKETFECVFLEDTERFYTRESTDFLRWNPVTEYMIKAEQRLQEEQRRVQVYLHETTMDRLAKTCDRVLIEKHLEIFHAEFQKLLDGEKNADLGRMYSLVARIPDGLCELRRLLEQHIHAQGLQAIDKCGECAHTDPKVYVSTILEVHKKYNALVLVAFNNDSGFVAALDKACGRFINSNAVTKAANSSSKSPELLAKYCDLLLKKSSKNPEEAELEDTLNQVMVVFKYIEDKDVFQKFYSKMLAKRLVQHMSASDDAEASMISKLKQACGFEYTSKLQRMFQDIGVSKDLNENFRKHMANSCEQPLHIDFSIQVLSSGSWPFQQSSSFQLPTELERSVHRFTTFYSSQHSGRKLNWLYNMSKGELLTNCFKNRYTLQASTFQMAVLLQYNDNTSWSVRQLEQHTGIKGDFLIQVLQILLKAKLLVCQDDETELTESSVVELYLGYKNKKLRVNINIPLKTELKVEQEATHKHIEEDRKMLIQAAIVRIMKTRKTLKHQHLVVEVLNQLSSRFKPRVPVIKKCIDILIEKEYLERTEGEKDTYSYLA; encoded by the exons ATATGGGGCGACCTGCAAGAAGGCATCGAACAAGTATACAAGAGGCAACACATGGAAAAGAAGAGATACATGGACTTATACAC TCATGTATACAATTACTGTACGTCTGTGCATCATCAGGGCGCTGGTAGTGGCTCCAGCGGACGCTCATTGTCCAGCAACGGAGGCAGGAACAGCTATGTTAGCAAGAAACAG AGCGGTCAAGTGCAAGGCGGCGCTCAGTTGGTTGGCCTCGAACTGTTCAAGAGGCTCAAAGAGTTCCTCAGGATCTATCTCATTAACCTGCTTCAG AACGGCTCCGATCTCATGGGCGAAGATGTGCTAGCATTTTACACCAAACAATGGGAGGAGTATCAGTTCTCGTCGCGCGTGTTGAACGGCGTGTGCGCGTACCTCAACCGGCATTGGGTCAAGCGCGAGTGCGAGGAGGGACGCAAG GGTATATACGAGATCTACCAGCTGGCGCTGGTGACGTGGCGCGACAATCTGTTCCAGCGGCTGAACAAGCAGGTCACCAACGCGGTGCTGAAGCTCATCGAGAGGGAGCGCAATGGCGAGACGATTAACACCAGGCTCGTGTCCGGA GTGATCAACTGCTACGTGGCCCTGGGTCTGAACGAGGAGGACCCGTCCTCCCGGTGCCAGAACCTGGCCGTGTACAAGGAGACATTTGAGTGCGTGTTCCTGGAGGACACAGAGCGGTTCTACACAAGGGAGAGCACTGATTTCTTAAGATGGAATCCTGTCACCGAGTATATGATAAAG GCTGAACAACGATTACAAGAAGAGCAAAGACGTGTGCAGGTGTACTTGCACGAGACAACAATGGACCGACTCGCCAAGACCTGTGACAGGGTGCTCATCGAGAAACACCTGGAGATATTCCACGCTGAGTTCCAG AAACTGCTTGACGGCGAGAAGAACGCGGACTTGGGTCGCATGTACAGCCTGGTGGCGCGCATCCCCGACGGACTGTGCGAGCTGCGGCGCCTGCTCGAGCAGCACATCCACGCGCAGGGGCTGCAGGCCATCGACAAGTGCGGCGAGTGCGCGCACACG GATCCTAAAGTATACGTGTCGACTATCTTGGAAGTTCACAAGAAGTACAACGCTCTCGTGTTGGTAGCGTTCAACAATGACTCAGGCTTCGTCGCGGCACTTGACAAGGCTTGCGGAAGGTTCATAAACA GTAATGCAGTGACAAAAGCGGCAAACTCGTCGTCGAAGAGTCCCGAACTGCTCGCCAAGTACTGCGACCTGCTCCTGAAGAAGTCCAGCAAGAACCCAGAGGAGGCAGAACTGGAAGACACGCTCAACCAAGTG ATGGTTGTGTTCAAATACATAGAGGACAAGGACGTGTTCCAGAAGTTCTACAGCAAGATGCTCGCCAAGCGGCTCGTGCAGCACATGTCCGCCAGCGACGACGCTGAG GCATCAATGATCTCAAAGCTGAAACAAGCGTGCGGTTTCGAATACACAAGCAAACTCCAAAGGATGTTccaa GACATAGGCGTATCGAAGGACCTGAACGAGAACTTCCGCAAGCACATGGCGAACAGCTGCGAGCAGCCCCTACACATCGACTTCAGCATCCAGGTGCTCTCATCCGGCTCGTGGCCCTTCCAACAGTCGTCTTCCTTCCAGCTGCCAACTGAG TTGGAGCGGTCAGTGCACAGGTTCACTACGTTCTACTCGTCGCAGCACTCGGGCCGCAAGCTCAACTGGCTCTACAACATGAGTAAGGGCGAGCTGCTCACCAACTGCTTCAAAAACAG ATACACGCTGCAGGCGAGCACATTCCAGATGGCGGTGCTGCTGCAGTACAACGACAACACCTCCTGGAGCGTGCGTCAGCTGGAACAGCATACCGGCATCAAGGGGGACTTCCTCATACAA GTACTGCAAATCCTGTTGAAAGCAAAGCTCCTGGTGTGCCAGGATGACGAGACAGAACTGACAGAGTCATCAGTCGTTGAACTCTATTTAGGTTATAAGAA CAAAAAGCTGCGCGTGAACATAAACATCCCTCTGAAGACGGAGCTGAAGGTGGAGCAAGAGGCGACGCACAAACACATCGAGGAGGACAGGAAGATGCTCATACAG GCCGCCATCGTGAGGATAATGAAGACGCGCAAGACTCTAAAACACCAGCACCTGGTGGTTGAGGTCCTCAACCAGCTGTCATCGCGGTTCAAGCCTAGAGTTCCCGTTATCAAG aaatgCATCGACATACTAATCGAGAAGGAATATCTGGAGCGCACCGAGGGCGAGAAGGACACGTACAGCTATCTGGCGTGA